From the genome of Nicotiana tabacum cultivar K326 chromosome 17, ASM71507v2, whole genome shotgun sequence:
AAATACGGGCAATCTGTTTTCCTAACGCTAAAGTCAGTCCTTAAATGAGTGTATGGATTGGTTTCTGTTGATCTTTTTCTTTGTCGATCTTTTTCTTTTCATGACAAAGCATGTACGTACGGTTAGTCTACAAATGAGCGCCTAGTATTCCATTTTGACAGGATGTGAATTGCTACTTGCTAGTATTAAGTGTATTTTGATGTAAGCTATATACACACAATataatagaaattattttttacaTTATTAGTGTGATTTAACATGTAATAACAtgttactattatttttatcaagttaTATATCGATATTTTTCATAGAgattttacatatatatatatatatacacacacacatacatatatatgtagaGAGATTAAATAAGTATAGTTAAATTTGTAATATGGTTTATAGACACGTGGATTAAATTGACTtgattaataaaataatacagtgcaaagaaaataaaataaagacaagtgAAGAAAGAACAAGCCTAGTCTTCAGACTGATCCCACTGGAACCAAGAATAATTAGCGACAATACTCGTATAAAGCTTAAAAGAGTGAGAAAATAATATTAGTCTTTGTGTAATCAGTATTTCGTATTTTTCCAATGAgtataaatattattatttatagttAAATTTGAGAAGACAAATCCTCAAATCATACTCTTCTTAAAGATGAATAAAAATCCCAACTAATGGCTGCATAACCTTTGAGAATAAATGATGTGATTTTCTGTAACGGCTGCTCTTTTAATGATGCACTCTCCAACCGGTGCCTTACTTTCAAATTCATTTTTCCGACTTTGATACTCTCGAAATTTACACAATATCGATCACATGTATGTATTCGGTACCAGTTAtttgttgatttattttcacCCTATTATTAGTGACGCGTGTCTGCTTGAGATATGTATACTTGGAAGCCGTAAATTTTACCGAATACAATCTACCTTACAAGTGACTTAATTTTGTAGATATAATTTTATTCTACTGTTACTACATAAAATTTGAACCCACTATATTATGTACTAGCATTTATGCAGTACTGCAGAAACTGTTCAAATAATCATAAGCACTCGGATTATGATAAAGTATCGGTGTAATGATATCAGCAGCGATATAAAACTCTATTTTTAATTATAGCtctaagataagatatcaaatagTACCTAATTGGCCCTTAAAGCATTAGAGTCATTTGAAGCATATAGAAATGAAGAACCAGGGTCAATGTGACCATACCATCATTCACACTGTAGCCAATGTTTAAGCAATTATTCTTGATCGAAACAGATATAAACCGCGGAATCAAATAGTCAGGATCACTTGCATGTAATATAGACAACACATAATCATGGACTTTAATCAAATATAAAATCGATACTTATCTCTTGAAGCATGATCGAGATACTAAATGGATCTCATAGGCCTTTAAAATATTGAAAAGTCATTTGAAGCAATAATGGATGTATCTTTAGGTTATTAATTAATCCTATAATTTAATCTTAGAGCATTATTGCTGACGCGGTAAAGTAGCCGAATTAGGTGATTAATGAATTTATTAAAGTTCTCAGAAACTTATTAATCTGTAATAGGGTGGCATACCATCATTTGATCACTATGATGAAAGAGctggccttttcttttcttttctttttttcaatttgtaAACAATAGTTTAGCTGTAAAACTAGATTGCACAATAGACTACTTAATATTTACTAATTTTATAACTTCCACTTGGATATTGTTATGTATCCTTTCTAAATAAACTAACCAGAAACCAAAAGTCCAAAACCATGGGCATCGTATAAGAAATTATTCCATGTTTAGAAACAGCATGTTTTCTTGTCGCCGTTACTAATATAGTATGCAACATGCAAATTGCAATTACTTTTGATGAAGAAAATCTATGCAGTATAGTTGTCCCCTGTATTAATAGTCAGTGATTGTATATTTTTTGCATAATAATGTGTAATATACATTTAATTTACATATTTTatgtaaaattaaaatatatattttatgttTGAATAACAGCTATAATTATTTTTACATACCGTAAAATTTGTTAAAAACCTTTTATTTTTGTGGTGTACACTTTAGTACGATATATCAAAATTTTCCAAGTAAAAACATGATAATTGTTTCAACAGTAAATAGTTAGCTGGAGAGCAGCCAGCAAGGTGGAATATGTAGATCTATGGGCCTCAGATTCCTTCAATCTCGAGTATCCATAAACGGATAATGCTAACATTTTACTCCATTTCGGAAATAATCGTTCGGTTTACAGTACATAGGTTAACACATTTTAAACTGAATTTAGACGTTGCTCGATAATATGCTAGAATTACATGTAATTGGATATGTTTTACCCCTACTttggtgtgtttttatgtgttttgaatGTTGAAAGATGACCAATTGAGCTTAATTGTTGAAGTTAGGTGATTTGAGCAATAATGAAGCAAAAatgcaatttttgaaaaaaaggaaaatcgaACCAGGCAGTGAAGTAACTTCGAAAAGCACAGGGAAAACACAGAAAAATCTGGAGAACACAACCAGCCCCTGTGCTAAGCACAGCTATAGCACAAGGGCAAATATGCTTGCGTTTTATCTTGAGGGGCAACTTAGTCAATTGGCTTAGGGACGTGATATAAGAGTTTTCAATCCTAATTGCAGCCACACACATGACCTTAGAAGGCAAGAAACACCATTGTTGAAGAAAGTTGAGCCCGAAAGATCCCAAAGTTCATTCAAGAAGATAAATCAAGAATTTTGTCTCTACTTTTCTATCTTTATTTCTATGAATATTGGTTTGACAATGATTTATGTATTTTTGAGTagtgttatgagtagctaaactctttaATAtaaggtttgatggaacctattggaagATGATTTTCTACTgcgtttaatatagatttgcctttgaattttctctacttgttcaactatattttcattgttgttaattgaagagctctcaattaactgggcctatttagtgtgtatattgctcgagacagagtacacatttaggtagttgttgaacaacaccactcctaacAGAGATCGATgtggagggtttaaaggcgggattagagataacgaagccttggtgcgatcgtagtgagcggtaaattagtgccagctagcgtagttcgagagaatacgtctagtaaattgtagtagttgctcgagagagagagcTACGACAATCAAAGTACTCATGATTGGTAGAGAATAGTTAGGCAAATTCATAGAAAATATAGTGaaaaagattccgacaatagagaaaatcataaccttagactcTTCCAAATCTTGTCTACAATATTTGCTTTGCTCATTATAAATTACTGCATTTTTAATTACTTTGATTTTAGTTAGTAAACTCTCAAATTGTTATATAATATTTCTgaaggttgattacttgaattcgtgTAAAAAAAACTATTGGTTGTAATTAACACGTTatttccctgtgggattcgactctgtaCTTGttaaccagattatatttgcaacgactgcTTAGTCCTCTTaggaggcatagttgggcatcatcaaattttggcgttgttgccgGGGAAAGCAACAGTGTTACTAATTATAACTATAAGAATTGTTAGGATTCTTAGTTTAGTAAATTTTCTCCATTTTTATTCATTACATTAATTCTAACGTTTGTGGTCTTGTGTGTTATAGGTGTATGCCTAGACACTCTTCAAGAACTAGTGAATTGTTTGAAGCATTACCGGATCTTGAGAAAACTTTCAAGGCATTAAATCGTGCAAACAAGAAAGACAAACAACTACTTTGGATAATCAAAACAATCGAAACAATATGAATGACCCTAACAATCAGggtgtggcacctcttgtgccagaagcagctttgtatgattgggcacaacccacagctgAAAATTTGGTTACTgcaattgcagtccctcagatacaagcggagtcatttcaaatcacaaacaacatgctacatcTACTGCAGAACAAAGGACTGTTCTCTGGGTCTCACATTGAAGATCCACAGCAGCATCTGAAAATATTTTTGTCGATTTGTGTCACGCAAAGGCAACCAAATATGACATTGGAAGCAATAAgattgttgttgtttccattctcagtgacaggagAAGCCCAAACATGGCTTAATTCGCTCCCCATaaattccatcacaacttggaggaattagtcaagcagtttttGAATAAGTTCTATCCACCCAATAAGACCACCAAGCAGgttgatgagatattgagcttcaggCAGAAACCAGCTAAAATATTATAAGAAACGTGGGAGAGATTCAAAGGTATgctggttaagtgtccacatcatggcattccagatcagatATTGGGACACTGGTTTTACATGGGATTGGCGGACAGCTTgaaggccaatgttgatgcttcagcaggtggagcatttttAAGCAAGTCATTTAGAGAGTGTAAGGTCTTGCTAgataaaatggctcaaaactcaggatggatgacaagagactCCACAATCATCCCTCTAGTTCACTCAGTAGCATTTGAcccgaacaattccatagccgaAAATATGGCCACTCTGATAATGCAAATAAGTATCCTCACCAAGAAAATTGATGAATCAGGCCAGAAGCAGGTACACATAATTGACACGACTAATGGGGGAttatgtacaccatgcattaaTCAACCATACGTGTGTTCATGGAGTGGTGAAAGTGACAACCAGGACTATCAAGAGAATATGAACTATGTGACCAACTATGGAGGTCAGAGACAAGGTGATCAGAATTGGGGGCAGCAAAATCAGCAGTATAGACCAGCACAACAACAGTACAATAACACCAACAATCCTGGAGCTATGCGACCACAGGGTCAAGTAGTAccttaccaaaggcaacaagGATACAACCAGTAAAATCAGCAGCTAacttatcaacaacctcaacaacGGCAGATAGTGAGGCAGGATGATGGGTTATCTGAAATTAAAGGAATGTTGCAACAACTCATTGGGGCCAGcaggaaaatagaagaaaaggtCCACCAAATGCAAGAAAAGGTAGTGTCACACGACTCGGCTATCAAGGGCATTGAGATTCAACTAGGGCAGTTATCCATGGCCCTTAACAATCGTCCTTAAGGGACGTTACCTGCGAACATACATGTCAATCCAAAAGAGTAGGGCCCGAAGACTCTTATGGCAGTGAGCTTGAGAAATGGTAGAGATCTTGATTTAGAGGAATAAATTTCTCGTGAGAGCCAGTTAACTGAAACACTTGTGCCAGTGCCAATTGAGTTAGATGAGTCAACTAGGCTAACAGAAGTAAGAGTGCAACCAGCCAGAGAGGAAATAAACAAGGAAAAAGAGCTTGCGGAGGAGACTGAGAAAGTGCAAGAGAAGGTTTTAGAAAAAGTTCCTGAGCAGGATCTAACTCAAGCTACAGGAAAGAAGCGACCTCCAGCACCCTTCCCACAGACATTGGCCAAATATCAGAAGGATGAGTAGTATAAAAAGTTCATggaaatgctgaagcaaattcaGGTAAACATTCCTCTAATCAATGCTTTGAGGCAGATGCtcggttatgcaaaaatgatgaaagacTTGATGTCTCGTAAGTTTGACTTCCAAGACTTGGCAACTGTCACATTGATACAGACTTGTAGTGTTGTTGTGTCTAGACCTATAGCTGAGAAGTTATCTGACCCTGGAAGCTTCACAATTCTATGCACCATAGGTAGCTATGCATTTTCCaaagcattgtgtgatttgggagaaAATATAAATCTGATGCCATTGTCTATCTATAAAAagttaggcattggaagagcaaGGCCCACATCCATATTACTGCAACTAGTTGACCGAACGGTAAAAAAGCCATCAGTTATACTTGACGGTGTACTTGTGCAAGTTGGAAAATTCGTGTTTccagcagattttgtcattctggaCTGCAAGGTTGATaaggagattcccataattttgggaaggtcaTTCTTAGCCACAGGGAGAGCTCTGATTGATTGTGAAACAGGGGGAGCTGAAGATGAGGCTGAATaatgaagaaataacatttaatGTGCAAAAGTCTATGCGGCGACCTAGTGAGTTTGCGAATTGCTCTTTGTTAGACACGGTGGATGTAATCATGGAGGAAGATGATGAGGCACTTAATGCAAAAGACCCTCTAACAGCCTGCCTTATGAACTTAGAAGAAGTAAATGGTAAGGACTTGGCGGAATGGGTGTTGGCTCTTCAAGGGCAAGGTactggaaaagagagctcgaattcGAGCCTTTACACTTTGAAGAACGAAAGAACCCTCCAGCCAAGCCATCGATCGAAGCACCACCACAATTGGAGATGAAACCGCTACCATCTCACCTTAGGGatgctttcttgggacctaaTTCGACTTTACCcgttattatctcatctggtttgttagatgtgcaggtagaacaactTTTGCAAGTGTTGATAGAATGCAAGAA
Proteins encoded in this window:
- the LOC107766156 gene encoding uncharacterized protein LOC107766156, coding for MEMLKQIQVNIPLINALRQMLGYAKMMKDLMSRKFDFQDLATVTLIQTCSVVVSRPIAEKLSDPGSFTILCTIGSYAFSKALCDLGENINLMPLSIYKKLGIGRARPTSILLQLVDRTVKKPSVILDGVLVQVGKFVFPADFVILDCKVDKEIPIILGRSFLATGRALIDCETGGAEDEAE